The nucleotide sequence CGAACGTCGTGCTCGCGGTGTAGCGCCCGGACAGCAGGCCGGAGGCCAGCGGCACCCGCGCGATGATCCCGGCGCCCGCTTCCGCCGCCGCGGGCAGCACGCGCTCGAGCGGCTTCAACCGCAGGCAGTTGAGGATGATCTGCACCGAGGCGACGTTCGGGCGCGCCAACGCCGTCAGCGCCTCTTCGCAGGTCTCGACGCTCACGCCGTAGGCCTTGATGCGGCCTTCGTCCACCATCGCGTCGAGGGCGTCGTACACCGCGTCGGAGGAGTACACCGGCGTCGGCGGGCAGTGCAGCTGGACCAGGTCGAGCGTGTCCACGCCGAGGTTGCGGCGCGACCGGTCGTTCCACTCGCGGAAGTTCGCGGCGACGTAGTTCTCCGGCACCTGCTCGACCCGGCGGCCCATCTTGGTGGCCACGAAGACGTCCCCGCGCTCGGCGAGGAACCGGCCGACCAGCCGCTCGCTGCGGCCGTCGCCGTAGACGTCGGCGGTGTCGAAGAAGGTGACACCGTTGTCGGCCGCCGCGTGCAGCACGCCCAGCGCGTCGTTCTCGTCGACCTCGCCCCAGTCCGCCCCGAGCTGCCAGCAGCCGAGCCCGACAACGGACACCTCGCGGCCCAGGCGGGCGATCTTCCGGTTCTCCATGTTGCGATCCAAGCACACGACCGGCGCCTATGATCGGCCGTCATGGCCATGACGGGTGATCCGGAGCGGCGGGGTCCGGAGGGGCTCGGGACCCGGATGCGGCACGTCCTCGAGATCCTCGACGGCGACGTCGCGCGCTTCCTCGCCGACATCGGCCTCGACGACTACCGGCCGCGCTACTCGCCGGTGGTGCGGGCGCTGCTCGCGCGCGGCCCGCTGGCCATCCGCGACCTCGCCGAAGAAATGCGCGTGACGCACTCGGCGGCCAGCCAGACCGTCGCGCAGATGCACCGGGCCGGGTTCGTGAGCCTCGAGCCGGGCGTCGACGCCCGGCAGCGGATCGTGTCGCTCACCGCCCGGACGCGCGAGCTGCTGCCGCTGATCGAGGCGGAGTGGACGGCGACGACCGAAGCGACGGCGGCACTGGAAGCCGAGTTGCCGTACTCGCTGCGCGCCCTGCTGGACGACATCGTCGAAGCCCTGGAGCGCAAGCCGTTCCGGCAGCGGATCGGCGAGACCACCGCCGCGCAAGAGCTGCGCTGATCAAACGTGCTGATCAGGCGTCCGGCAGCGGGAAGACCGCCCAGACGTACTTGCCGCCGGGGCAGCGTTCGAAGCCCCAGTCCAGCGACAGCGCCTGCACCAGGACGAGCCCGCGGCTGCGCGCCTCGGCGGGGGACGGCGCCCGCAGCTCGGGCAGCATCCGGCCGGTGTCGTGCACCCGCAGCGTCAGCCGGCCGGCGGCGTACTCGAGCTCGAGCCGCTGAGGCCGTTCGCCGTGCTCGAAGGCGTTGGTGACCAGCTCCGACGTGGCCAGCAGGATGTCCTCGAGCTGCCGTTCGCCCACGCCGAGCCGGAGCAGCGCCGCCCGGACCTCGTGCCGGGCCAGCGCCGGCGCCGTGACGTCGGCGGGGAGGAGCACCCTCAGGGGGGCGGCGGCCGTGGCTGTACGCTGCGGCGTCCTCGACGTCGTCATCCGGTCCCCCTCCCAGTGAGTTCGGTACCGCCCGCCAAGTACCCAAGCGGCCGATCGGCTAATCAGGTGCCGTCGGCCAGCTCGGATTCGTCCAAGCCGGACCGCAGTTTCTTCAGCGTCGCGGCCAGCAGCCGCGACACCTGCATCTGGGACACCCCGACACGGCGGGCGATGTCCGACTGGCTCATCCCCGAGCCGAACCGCAGCGCGACGATCTTGCGCTCCCGCTCCGGCAGGCTCTCCAGCATCGGGCGCAGCGCCTCGCGCAGCTCCGCCTGGCCGAGCTCGGCGTCCGGCGCCCCGAAGCGGGTGTGCGCAGCGTTCTCCAGCAGGTGGTCCAGCGAGGCGCCGTAGCGGCCTTGACCGGCGCGGAGGCCCTCGTAGACGTCTTCGATGGGCACCCCGAGCCGCGCGGCGATCTCACTCGGCTTCGGGGCACGCGAGAGCTGCACGGTGAGCTCTTCGCGCGCGGCCGAGATGTTCGCGTTCAGCTCCTTGAGCCGCCGCGGCACCCGCACCGACCAGCTGTTGTCCCGGAAGTGGTGCCGCAGCTCGCCGGAGATGGTGGGCACGGCGAACGCCAGGAAGTCCGTCCCCTGCGCGGGGTCGAACCGGTCGACGGCGTGGATGAGCCCGACCGTGGCGATCTGGACCAGGTCCTCCATCGCCTCGTCGCGGTTGCGGAACTTCCGGGCCAGGTTCCGCGCCAGCTCCAGGTGCGTGCGCACGAGGGTGTCGCGGATGCGTTCGCGCTCCGGCGAGTCCGCCGGCAGGGCAGCGAGACGGGTGAACAGCGCGCCGACGTCGAGGTCGTTCCCGCTGCTCCCGGCGGGATCGCTCACGAGTCCGCCGCCTGGCTCTCCCGGACGAGGTCCACCCGGGACAGGTAGCGGCCGTTCTCCGGGGTGATCGTGCGCTCGGCCGTCGTCGCGAGGGCGGTCAGCAGCTGCCACGACAGGCCGGCGTCGTCCTCGTGGTCGGCGCTGTCGGCCAGCACCGACACGGAGACCTCGATGCGCGGCCCGTTCCAGGAGAAGACACAGGTCAGCCTGCCGTCCGAGCTCGCGGGGAGCAGCAGCGAGCAGGCTTCGTCCACCGCCATCCGGAGGTCCTCGACGGCGTCGAGGTCGAAGTCCTGGCGCATCGCGATGTCGGCCACGATGGTCCGCAGCGTGGGCACGACGTGCGGGATCGCGGCCGTTCGCACCTCGATCACCTGCGCACCTTCCGGGACGAGCGGGGCGTTGTCCTCCACGTTTGTTCCTTTCTCCGCACTCGCGCTGCCGGGGATCGGCGGTGTCTGCCACGCCCGGTCAGCGAGATGCCCGTGGTGTGAGCAAACCAAACCCGGGTTTGATCCGCTCCACCGGCGGGCATGTAGCGGTCGACATGCTGATCCTGGGAAAGGCGGGGACGACATGGCTGACGTGAGCCGGCTGCCCAACGTGGTTGCTGAAGAGTGGGAATGGCAGCTGCGCGGCTCGTGCCGGGGTGCGGACAGCAGCCTTTTCTTCCACACCGACAACGAGCGGGGTTCGGCGCGAGAGCGGCGCGAAGCGCGGGCGAAGGCCATCTGCCAGGCCTGCCCGGTGCTGGCCCAGTGCCGCAAACACGCGATGACCGTACAGGAGCCGTACGGCATCTGGGGCGGCCTCGGGGAGATCGAGCGGCGCCAGCTGTTCCTGCGCCAGCGCAGGGCGGCGCGGAAGACCATGAGTGCGCACTGAGCAGAGCGCTGAGCAGGCAGGATTTGATCGTCGGTGAGCAGTACAGGCGAAAGGGTGGCGGCCGTGGCGGGCGCGGTCGCTTCCTGGGTTAGGGTTGGCCCCGGAGTTGCCTTGACCGTGCCCGGCGCAAGCTTTGGGAAGGCACGGTGACACGGTTGCCGCTTGAGACAACAGGCGCGTACCCGGCGCAGGAGCAGCGCCTGACGAGGAGAAACTGCATGCCCGCAGCCGACCAGAACGCCACCCCGCCCGGGTTCGGCATCACGCTGGACACCGACGCGACGGAACCCCGGGTGGTGGTCACCGGCGAGCTCGACCTGCTGACCAGTCCGCAGCTGCAGGAGGCCCTCGCCGGGCTGATCGCGGACAAGCGCGCGCAGCGGGTCGTGGCCGATCTGACCGGGGTGACCTTCTTCGATTCCTCCGCGCTGAACGTGGTGCTCCGCGCACAACGCCAGGCCGGCGAGCAGGATGTCGAACTCGCGGTCGTCCCCAGCCCCGCGGTGAGCCGCGTGATCGAGCTCACCGGCGTGGCCGAACACCTGAGCGTGTCGGAAGACCCCCAAGCCTGACCGCCCGCTACGGTTCCGCGGACTGATTTCGGTTCGCGGAACCTGGGGGCGGCACGATGATGGGGCGGACGCATGCCCTGACCGGCTGGTGCGCGGGCTTGGCCCTGGCGCCCGCGGTGGGGGCGGGTTCGGTGCACCAGGCGGTCGTCTTCGCGGCGACCACGGCGGGCTTCGCCCTGCTGCCGGACCTCGACCACCCCGGAGCGAGCGCGTCCCGCCTCCTCGGCTGGCTGACGGGCGCGTTGTCCTGGCTGCTGCGCCGCGTCTCGGCGGGCTTCTACGCGCTGACGAAGGGCCCGCGGGACGAGAACGTCTCCGGCAAACACCGCCACCTGTCCCACACCGTCCTGTTCGCGGCTGGCCTGGGCCTGCTGACCTCGTGGGGCACCACCGAAGGCGGCCCCTGGGCCGTGGTGGGCGTGGTCGTCTTCGGGCTGATGCTGGCCGAAGGCGCCCTGGGCGACTGGCTCCTCCCGGTGAGCGGCGCCGCGGTGGCGTGGTGGTTCTTCACGGCTCCCCCCGATCGGGCGGGTGAACTGGCGTCCATTTCGGGCTGGCTCGGGATCGCCGTCGCGGCCGGGTGCCTGACCCACTGCCTGGGTGACGCGCTGACCGAAGCCGGGTGCCCGTTCCTGTTCCCCATCCCGATCGCCGGCGAGACGTGGTACGAGATCCGGCCGCCGCGGGTGCTGCGCTTCCGGACCGGCAAGAAGGTCGAGAAGCGGCTGATCTTCCCGGTGTTCGCGCTGCTCGGGGTGCTGCTGGTCCCGGGGGTGTGGGAGCACACGGTGAGCACCTTCGAGCGGCTGTTCATCCCGCCGTCGAGCCAGCAGGCGACCACGCCTTGATCCGTTCGGCGGCCACCGCGTAGTCCCCGGGTAGGCGGTGTGTCCGTTTTGGACGATGAGAATCCATGACGTGGGCTGCTTCGCCGGCCTGCGTCATGCGGTCGAATTCGGCCACCGGCGCCGACGGGCGGAGTTGCGGCCTTCGAGGCCGCCCGCCGTCCCAAGAGCAGCCCCCGCCCTATCCCGGGGGGCGTCCCCTGGTCCAGTTTATCGCCCCTGGCCTGCAAAAACGGGTCCCCGGCAAATCTGTGGACAACGCAAGCCGATGTGGACTACTCCGCGATTTGCGGCGATTCCGCCTTGACAACTCGCTCGCCGCCCTCAGGGTTCGAGGACCTTGCGAGCTTGGCCGCCGCCGAAGTGTCCGGGTAATCGCGGTACGAAGTGATCTCACCCTCCACGACGGTGATGAGCCCCACTGACGACGGGAACTCGATCCCCGGGCCGGAGACCACCAGCTCCACCACGAAGCCCGACTCCGCCAGGGTGGTGGTGACCTGCGCTTTCGTCAGCCCCGCTGCTCGCGCCCGGACACCTCCGGCCGTCAACGTCGCCACGACTGCCTCGCGGCCTTCGATCCGCTCCCCCAGGAACGGGACTTCGTACACCGCGTCGGCGGCGAAGAGCGAAGCGAACGGGGCGACGTCCAAGGTGGACAACCCCGAACGGACCAAGGCGGCGATTTCGGGCACGGTGCGCGGCATCGGAATTCTCCTGGAAGACTGGACGTTGAATCGGAACGGTGGACCCGCTTAGGACGATACGGAGTTCCCGCTCCGGTTGTCAACGAGGAGACGTGATGGAGAAGATGCGCGCCGACGCGCGGCGCAACCGGGCCAAGGTGCTGGCCGCCGCCGAAGAGGCCTTCGCGCTCGATGGCCTCGCCGTGCCGCTCGATGACATCGCGCGGCTCGCCGGTGTCGGGGCCGGCACCGTCTACCGGCACTTCCCCAGCAAGGAAGCCCTGTTCCAGGCCGTCGTCCTCGAACGGATCCAGCAGTTCGCCGAGGAAGCCCGCGCGCTCGCCACCGCCGAAGACCCCGGTGCGGTCTTCGTCGACTACTTCGTCCGGGTCATCAAGCAGGCGTCGCTCAACCGCGCCATCTGCGACGCCCTCGCCGAGTCCGGGGAGCACGCCCTCAAGGCCGGCGCCGGCGACGAGTTCCGCGCCGCGCTGGCCGAGCTGCTCGCCCGGGCGCAGGCCGCCGGCGCCGTCCGCCCCGACATCGACGGCGACGACCTGCGGGCGCTCATCGTCGGCTGCCTCGCCGTCGAGCGGTACGCGCCCGGGAGCGCGCACCTGGTTCGCGTGGTCATCGACGGTCTGCGGGCGTCAGATCGCGCAGCTTCCGCAGCGGCGACCACACCATGATCGCCGCCGAAGCCAGCACGCCGGCCGCCGCGATGTGCAGCGTTGCCCGCATGCCGACCGTGCCGGCCAGCGTGCCGCCGAGCAGGCTGCCGAGCGGCACGATGCCGAACACCAACGTCTGGGAGATGGCGTTGACCCGGCCCAGCAGCTCCGGCGGCGTGACGGCTTGCTGGAAGCTCACGCCGAAAACGCTCAGCACGATCACGCTGTAGCTGCTGAAGAACCCGGCGACGACGTAGCAGGCGAGCGCCCAGCCGCGTCCGGTGAACGGGTAGAACTGGTACGCCAGGCCGAAGAGCACCGCCGCACCCCACAGGGCCCGCGCCTGGCCGATCCGGTCCCCGAGCCACCGCGCGGTCAGCCCGGCGGTGAGGGCGCCGGTCAGCGACGCCGTGCCGAGCACGCCGATCACCCAGGGCGAGAGCCCGACCTCCCGGGCGAGGAAGACGATCACGATCGCCAGGTGGGCCGACTGGAAGAAGCTCGACACGGCGCCGTGCGCGCTGATCGCCAGCAGGACGCGGTCGTCACGGACCAGTCGCAGCCCTTCGCCGATTTCGCGCAGCAACCGCCGTTCCCGCGGCTCGGGCCGCCTGTCCGGCGTCTCGATCCGGCGCAGCCAGAGGGCCGACCACAGGTAGCTGACAGCGTCCGCCGCCAGCGCCGCCGCGGTGCCCAGCGCCTGGACGATCACCCCGGCGAGGCCGGGGCCCGCGACCGCCGCCAGCGACCGGTTCGTCTGCAGCCGGGTGTTGGCTTCCGGCAGCTGCTCGAGCCGCACCAGCTGCGGGACGTAGGTCTGGTGGGCGACGTCGAAGAAGACGCCGAGCAGGCCGACGCCGAGGACCACGGCGAGCAGCTGGGCCATGCCGAGCACGCCGAACAGGGCGGCGACCGGGACCGAGGCGATCAGCACGGCCCGCCCGGCGTCGGCGGCGATGAGCACCGGCCGGTGGCGGATCCGGTCGCACCACACGCCGACCTGCAGGCCGAGCACCAGGTACGGCAGCGTCGCCGCGGTCCGCAGCAAGGAGACCTCGAAGACCGGCGCGTCGAGCACGGTGACCGCGAGCAACGGCACCGCCAGGACGTCGATCCGGCTGCCGAGCTGGCTCGCGAGGTCGGCGAGCCAGAGGCGCCGGAAGTCCCGGTTCCGCAATACCCCCATGGATCCAAGCTGGCACGTGCGCGCACTCCACGCAAGAAAGTTGAGCCGACCCGGCTCCAGGTGCACATCGGGTAACACGACGTAAGATCAAGGCGAGTTAGTCCTCGTACCTGCGCTGCACGTGGCGAGGGGGTGCCCGGATGACCAGCCGACCTACCTGGGGCTCCGCCGCGGTCACCGGCCTCGCGGGCTTCGCCACCGGATTGCTGGTGGCGGCCACGCTCGTCGCCGGGCGGCCCGCTCCGCGCACCGCCGAGACCACCGATCCGCCGCCGACGAGGACCGTTTCCGCGGTGCCCGTCACGGTCACCGAGTCCGCGCCGGCCGCCACCGTCACCTCGGTCGAGACGCCGCCGGCGACGACCACCACCAGCGTCGTCGAGGTCACCCTGCCGCCGGCGACCTCGGTCACCTCCGTCACGCCGACCTCGACTTCGTCCCCCTTGCCGCTGACCTCGATCTGGCGCGACTGACGGTGCAACCCGGCGGCGGCCGGCGCCGTCTGGTCGGCATGCGTTACGTACTGGGGTTCGCGATGCTCGCCGCCGTGACGGCCGGTTGTACCGGACCGGAGGTCGCCTGCACGGCGATCGGCGTCCCGGTCGGCATCAGCCTGTCGATCCCGTCGCCGGACGGCATCTCGAAAGCGACGCTCGAAGCGTGCTGGCGCGACCGGTGCGGCACGCACGAGGTCGGCCTCTACCCCGAGACGTCGGCGGGCGCGACGACCTGCACGGGCACCGGCCCGGACAGCTCGTGCGGCACTTCGATGGTCCCGACCGGCGGTCTTCACGGCTTCGCGACGATCCCGGATCTGCCCGCCGAACCGGTGAAGGTCACCGTCCGGTTCGACGACGGAAAACCGCACACCGTCGAGGTGAAGCCGTCCTTCACCGAGCCGAACGGCCCCGCCTGCGGAAAGGCCGGCCCGCAGGCGCAGCTCGTGGCCGGTGCCGGCCACGAGCTGCGGGTGCGTTAGCCGACGTCGCGGCGCTTCCAGCCGGCCAGACCGGCGACCAGGGCGACGATGGCCACCGCCAGGAGCCAGACGAGCGGCGTCTCGGTGAACGCCTGACCGGGGATCTTCGGCGGGTGCTGGAACGGCGAGACGTCCAGCACCGCCTGCGGCAGGTCGAGGATCGGGCCGAACAGGCTCAGCAGCAGCGCCAGCGCACCGACGGCCCACGCCGCGGCCGAAAAGCCCGGCAGCACCCCGAAGATCGCCACCGCGAGCGCGACCACCACCCAGGTCGCGGGCAACTGGACCAGCATCCCGGCGAGGGTGTCCGCGAGCGAGCCGCCGACGTCACCGGTGCGCAGCCCGTTGGCCAGGCCCATGAACACCCCGCCCGACAGCAGCAGCACCGCCGTGCCGAAGAAGGCGAACACCAGGTGGCTGCCCGCCCAGCGCAGCCGGCCCACGCTGGTGGCCAGCACCGGCTCGAGCCGGATCGCGGTCTCTTCGCCGCGCATCCGCAGCACCGCCTGGACGCCGTACAGCGACGCGACCATGGCGAACATCCCGGCCATCGCGGCGAGGAACGCCTGCGTCAGCGCGTGGCTGCCGCCCAGCCGCGCCATGATCTGCTGCGCCTGCGGGCTCGAGCCGACCAGGCCGCCGATGCCGCTGGCGATCGACCCGAACACCGCGCCGACCACGGCCGTGCCGATCGTCCAGCCGAGCAGCGGGCCGCGGTGCAGCCGCCAGGCGAGCGCGAACGGCGATCGCAGGCTCGCCGCGGCGCGAGCCGGCCCCGGGCGCGGCGGCAGGAAGCCGACGCCGACGTCGCGGCGGGGCAGCAGCCAGTACCCGATCCCGCCGGCGACCAGCGCGAAGACCACCGGCAGCAGAAGCACCCACCAGCGTTCCCCGGCGAACGCCCGGACCTGCTGCACCCAGCCGATCGGCGAGAGCCAGGACAGCCAACGAGCGTCCACAGTGGAGTCTCCGGCGCCGCGCAGCAGGAACGCGGCGCCGACCACGGCGGTCCCGATGCCGTTGGCGGTCCGGGAGTACTCGGCCAGCTGGACGGCGACCGCCGCCACCGCGGTGAACACCAGTCCTGCCAAGGCTTCGGAAGCGCCGAAGGCCAGCGAACCGGCCGCGGGCAGGCCGGCGCCGATCATCGTGACCGCCTGGATCAGCCCGGTCAGCACGCTCGCGCCGCCGGCCACCAGCAGCGCCGCCGTCAGCGCCGCGTACCGGCCGACCACCGCGGACGCGAGCAGTTCCGCGCGCCCGGTGTCCTCCTCGGCGCGGGTGTGCCGGGTGACCGTGAAGACGACCATCAGTCCGGTGAGCAGCGCGAGGAAGCCGCACATGCGCCAGGCGATGAACCCGCCGGCCGTGGTGAGGTCGAACGGCGGCCCGTAGAGCAGGGCGTAGGAGGGGTTGGCGTTCGCGCCCGCCTGCAGGGCGAGCCGGTCGGCGACGGTCGGGTAGAACTGCGTGAACGTCTTGACCGTGCTCGCCGGGACGACGCTGAGCAGCACGATCCAGATCGGCAGGATGACCCGGTCGCGGCGCAGCGCGAGCCGGATGAGGTGCCAGGTGCCGGCCAGTTCGTGGGCGGGCGCGACGACGGCGGGACGGTCGAGCGTCGCGGTCATTTCGCGCTCGCTGCGGTGGTGTAGTGGCGCAGGAACAGCTCCTCCAGTGTCGGCGGCTGGCTGACCAGGCTGCGGACGCCGACCTCGGTCAGCTGCCGCAGGGCTTCGTCGAGGGAGCGCGTCTCGACGTCGAAGCGGACGCGGTTGCCCTCGATCTTGAGGTCGTGGATGTTGCTCAGCCGGGTGAGCCCGTTCGGCGGGCCGGCGAGCTCGGCGGTGATCGACGTCCGGGTCAGGTGCCGCAGCTCGGCGAGCGTGCCGGACTCGACCGTGCGGCCGTTCCGGATGATGCTGACCTTGTCGCACAGCGCCTCGACCTCGGCGAGGATGTGGCTGGAGAGCAGCACGGTCCGGCCCTGCTCGCGCTCCTCCTGGATGGCGTACTGGAACGTCGCTTCCATCAGCGGGTCGAGGCCGGACGTCGGCTCGTCGAGGATCAGCAGGTCGACGCGGGAGGCGAGCGCCGCGACGATGGCGACCTTCTGCCGGTTGCCCTTCGAGTACGTCCGTCCCTTCTTCTTCGGGTCGAGGTCGAAGCGCTCGACGAGCTCGGCTCGGCGCTTCTCGTCCAGGCCGCCGCGCAGGCGCCCGAGCAGGTCGATCACCTCGCCGCCGGAGAGGTTGGGCCAGAGGTTGACGTCGCCGGGCACGTAGGCCAGGCGGCGGTGCAGGCTCGCGGCGTCCTTCCAGGGGTTGCCGCCGAGCAGCCGGACGTCCCCCGCGTCCGCGTGGAGCAGGCCGAGCAGGACCCGGACGGTGGTCGACTTCCCGGCGCCGTTCGGGCCCAGGAAGCCGTGCACCTCCCCGGCGGGTACCTGCAGGTTGAGGCCGTCGAGGGCCTTGGTCCGGCCGAACGACTTGTGCAGGCCGGTGACCGAAATGGCGTTGTCCATGGTTCGGAAGCTACACTCGCTTCACGAAGTTGTGAAGTTAAGAAAATGTCTGGATCGAGTGATCGCGGGGGAGGGGTACGGGAGAATGGACCGATGACGACGCCTGACACGAAGCGAGATGAAGACGCCGTCCGCCGGTACGTCGAGAGCCTCGGGCTCGTGCTTTCGCAGATCGGCATGCAGCGCATGCCCGCGCGGGTGTTCGCCGCGCTGATGACCACCGACGAAGGCCGGCTGACCGCCGCCGACCTGGCCGCGCAGCTGCAGGTCAGCCCGGCCGCCGTTTCCGGCGCGGTGCGCTACCTCGAGCAGATCGGCCTGGTCGCCAAGGAGCGCGAGCCCGGCGAGCGCCGCGACCACTACCGCCTTTACGACGACCTCTGGTACGCCACGTTCATGAAGCGCGACCGCATGATCACCATGTGGCGCGACGCGGCGGAGAACGGCATCGACGCCCTGGGTGAGGACACCCCCTCGGGCAGGCGGCTCGCCGAGATGCGGGATTTCCTGTCGTTCATGCTCGAGGAGCTCAACCGCATGTACGAGCGCTGGCACAAGCTCCACGAAGAGAAGAACGCCTAGAGGCCGGCGAGCAGGACGTCCGCGAGCCGCTCGGCCTGGTCGGCAGGCTCGGTCTCTTCGAAGGTGGCCAGGAAGGCCTGCTGGAAGCACGCGCCGAGGAGCAGGGCCGCGGCTGCCTCGACGTCGGTGTCCGCCTTGAGCCGGCCCAGTGCCTGCTCGGCGCGCAGGTAGCCCGCGACCGCCCGCACGGGCAGGTGCGGACCGTGCCCGCGCAACCGCTCCCGGTGTGAGCGCAGCAGTTCCCGTGACGAGAACATCGAGACGGCGATCGGGAAGCTGTCGACGTAGAACGCCAGGCCGAGCCGGGCCACCCGGACGAGGTTGTCCCGCAGCGGCGCCTGCCCGGGGTCCGCGGTCAGCTCGGCCAAGGTGGCGCCCAGGGCGGGCAGTTCTTCGGCCAGCACGCTGCGGAACAGGTCGGTCTTGTCGCGGAAGTGCTTGTAGAGCAGCGCCTCCGAGTACCCCGCGGTCTGCGCGATGACCTTGGTCGTCGCGTGGGCGTAGCCCTGCTCGCGCATG is from Amycolatopsis mediterranei and encodes:
- a CDS encoding aldo/keto reductase, producing the protein MENRKIARLGREVSVVGLGCWQLGADWGEVDENDALGVLHAAADNGVTFFDTADVYGDGRSERLVGRFLAERGDVFVATKMGRRVEQVPENYVAANFREWNDRSRRNLGVDTLDLVQLHCPPTPVYSSDAVYDALDAMVDEGRIKAYGVSVETCEEALTALARPNVASVQIILNCLRLKPLERVLPAAAEAGAGIIARVPLASGLLSGRYTASTTFAENDHRNYNRHGDAFDVGETFSGVPYEVGLEAVERLRGLVPSGRTLAQFALRWIIDQPGVSTVIPGARNAGQAEANTAAAALPPLSAEATAAVRETYDELIRPLVHDRW
- a CDS encoding MarR family winged helix-turn-helix transcriptional regulator, producing the protein MAMTGDPERRGPEGLGTRMRHVLEILDGDVARFLADIGLDDYRPRYSPVVRALLARGPLAIRDLAEEMRVTHSAASQTVAQMHRAGFVSLEPGVDARQRIVSLTARTRELLPLIEAEWTATTEATAALEAELPYSLRALLDDIVEALERKPFRQRIGETTAAQELR
- a CDS encoding ATP-binding protein, which encodes MTTSRTPQRTATAAAPLRVLLPADVTAPALARHEVRAALLRLGVGERQLEDILLATSELVTNAFEHGERPQRLELEYAAGRLTLRVHDTGRMLPELRAPSPAEARSRGLVLVQALSLDWGFERCPGGKYVWAVFPLPDA
- a CDS encoding SigB/SigF/SigG family RNA polymerase sigma factor, producing the protein MSDPAGSSGNDLDVGALFTRLAALPADSPERERIRDTLVRTHLELARNLARKFRNRDEAMEDLVQIATVGLIHAVDRFDPAQGTDFLAFAVPTISGELRHHFRDNSWSVRVPRRLKELNANISAAREELTVQLSRAPKPSEIAARLGVPIEDVYEGLRAGQGRYGASLDHLLENAAHTRFGAPDAELGQAELREALRPMLESLPERERKIVALRFGSGMSQSDIARRVGVSQMQVSRLLAATLKKLRSGLDESELADGT
- a CDS encoding anti-sigma factor, with protein sequence MEDNAPLVPEGAQVIEVRTAAIPHVVPTLRTIVADIAMRQDFDLDAVEDLRMAVDEACSLLLPASSDGRLTCVFSWNGPRIEVSVSVLADSADHEDDAGLSWQLLTALATTAERTITPENGRYLSRVDLVRESQAADS
- a CDS encoding WhiB family transcriptional regulator, with protein sequence MADVSRLPNVVAEEWEWQLRGSCRGADSSLFFHTDNERGSARERREARAKAICQACPVLAQCRKHAMTVQEPYGIWGGLGEIERRQLFLRQRRAARKTMSAH
- a CDS encoding STAS domain-containing protein, which gives rise to MPAADQNATPPGFGITLDTDATEPRVVVTGELDLLTSPQLQEALAGLIADKRAQRVVADLTGVTFFDSSALNVVLRAQRQAGEQDVELAVVPSPAVSRVIELTGVAEHLSVSEDPQA
- a CDS encoding metal-dependent hydrolase encodes the protein MGRTHALTGWCAGLALAPAVGAGSVHQAVVFAATTAGFALLPDLDHPGASASRLLGWLTGALSWLLRRVSAGFYALTKGPRDENVSGKHRHLSHTVLFAAGLGLLTSWGTTEGGPWAVVGVVVFGLMLAEGALGDWLLPVSGAAVAWWFFTAPPDRAGELASISGWLGIAVAAGCLTHCLGDALTEAGCPFLFPIPIAGETWYEIRPPRVLRFRTGKKVEKRLIFPVFALLGVLLVPGVWEHTVSTFERLFIPPSSQQATTP
- a CDS encoding nuclear transport factor 2 family protein, with the translated sequence MPRTVPEIAALVRSGLSTLDVAPFASLFAADAVYEVPFLGERIEGREAVVATLTAGGVRARAAGLTKAQVTTTLAESGFVVELVVSGPGIEFPSSVGLITVVEGEITSYRDYPDTSAAAKLARSSNPEGGERVVKAESPQIAE
- a CDS encoding TetR/AcrR family transcriptional regulator; this translates as MEKMRADARRNRAKVLAAAEEAFALDGLAVPLDDIARLAGVGAGTVYRHFPSKEALFQAVVLERIQQFAEEARALATAEDPGAVFVDYFVRVIKQASLNRAICDALAESGEHALKAGAGDEFRAALAELLARAQAAGAVRPDIDGDDLRALIVGCLAVERYAPGSAHLVRVVIDGLRASDRAASAAATTP
- a CDS encoding MFS transporter, encoding MGVLRNRDFRRLWLADLASQLGSRIDVLAVPLLAVTVLDAPVFEVSLLRTAATLPYLVLGLQVGVWCDRIRHRPVLIAADAGRAVLIASVPVAALFGVLGMAQLLAVVLGVGLLGVFFDVAHQTYVPQLVRLEQLPEANTRLQTNRSLAAVAGPGLAGVIVQALGTAAALAADAVSYLWSALWLRRIETPDRRPEPRERRLLREIGEGLRLVRDDRVLLAISAHGAVSSFFQSAHLAIVIVFLAREVGLSPWVIGVLGTASLTGALTAGLTARWLGDRIGQARALWGAAVLFGLAYQFYPFTGRGWALACYVVAGFFSSYSVIVLSVFGVSFQQAVTPPELLGRVNAISQTLVFGIVPLGSLLGGTLAGTVGMRATLHIAAAGVLASAAIMVWSPLRKLRDLTPADRR
- a CDS encoding ABC transporter permease, with the protein product MTATLDRPAVVAPAHELAGTWHLIRLALRRDRVILPIWIVLLSVVPASTVKTFTQFYPTVADRLALQAGANANPSYALLYGPPFDLTTAGGFIAWRMCGFLALLTGLMVVFTVTRHTRAEEDTGRAELLASAVVGRYAALTAALLVAGGASVLTGLIQAVTMIGAGLPAAGSLAFGASEALAGLVFTAVAAVAVQLAEYSRTANGIGTAVVGAAFLLRGAGDSTVDARWLSWLSPIGWVQQVRAFAGERWWVLLLPVVFALVAGGIGYWLLPRRDVGVGFLPPRPGPARAAASLRSPFALAWRLHRGPLLGWTIGTAVVGAVFGSIASGIGGLVGSSPQAQQIMARLGGSHALTQAFLAAMAGMFAMVASLYGVQAVLRMRGEETAIRLEPVLATSVGRLRWAGSHLVFAFFGTAVLLLSGGVFMGLANGLRTGDVGGSLADTLAGMLVQLPATWVVVALAVAIFGVLPGFSAAAWAVGALALLLSLFGPILDLPQAVLDVSPFQHPPKIPGQAFTETPLVWLLAVAIVALVAGLAGWKRRDVG
- a CDS encoding ATP-binding cassette domain-containing protein; this encodes MDNAISVTGLHKSFGRTKALDGLNLQVPAGEVHGFLGPNGAGKSTTVRVLLGLLHADAGDVRLLGGNPWKDAASLHRRLAYVPGDVNLWPNLSGGEVIDLLGRLRGGLDEKRRAELVERFDLDPKKKGRTYSKGNRQKVAIVAALASRVDLLILDEPTSGLDPLMEATFQYAIQEEREQGRTVLLSSHILAEVEALCDKVSIIRNGRTVESGTLAELRHLTRTSITAELAGPPNGLTRLSNIHDLKIEGNRVRFDVETRSLDEALRQLTEVGVRSLVSQPPTLEELFLRHYTTAASAK